The DNA segment CTGGTAGTGTTATAAGGTTGCCTCCGGGCCAAAAAATCCCTCACATGGGTTGGAACCAACTGGATATAAAGAGAGAGTGCTCTATATTGGAAGGCATTGGGAGCGAATATTTTTACTTTGTACACTCATTTTATGCAAGTCCTGATAATGATGAAGTCGTTTCAGCCACTACTCCTTATGGAATGGATGTGCCTGCTGTTTTTTGCCAGGATAATGTTTTTGCCACTCAATTCCATCCTGAGAAAAGTGGGGAAGCAGGATTAAAAATCTTAAAGAATTTTGTAGATCTTTTAAAATGATTTATAATTTTCTTTGTGAATTCTTTAAATATCAGAAAATATAATTATTATCATAATTATTATAAAAATTATATATAGTATTACTATAAATCTAATAACAACTTTCTAAAATAAATTTGTACTTATTAAAATTTTAGAATAATTGGGTGATTAAATGGACATCGAGGGCTTTGTACGCAGAAGAATTGCTGAAGAGGATCAAAATACTATAGAAGACGTGCTTTCAGATAGAATAATGGAATTTAAAGGTATTGATAAGGAAAATGCTCTTAAATTGGCTTCAGCAGTTGTGGATGAAGTTCAAAATACCTTAAAAATCCAGAATCAAGAAGATGAATTTTTAAAAGAAATAATTGGATTTCATAGTGCCGATGTGGCCATGGGAGAAATGGGTGTAGGTTCTCGAGGGGCAGGAGACTTTTTTGTCCACCGAAAAATTGCTGAAATTGTATCCAGTACTCAAACTAACTCTTTTATAAATCCAACGGCTCAAGATGATGGGGGAGTAATTAAAACTTCTACTGAAGGAGAAGACGTATATATTACGACGGCTGTAGATGGAATACACTCTCGACTCAGTGAATATCCATTTTTAGGAGGATTCCACGTGGCCCGTGCTTCCCTAAGGGATGTATGTGTCATGGGATCTGAGCCAGTGGCCATTATATGCGATTTGCATTTGGCTGATGATGGAGATGTGGGAAAACTCTTTGATTTCATGGCCGGGGTGGCAACCGTTTCAGAATTGATTGATGTACCCATTGTAGCCGGCAGTACCCTCCGGGTCGGTGGGGACATGGTCTTAGGTGATCGATTGGTAAGTGCAGTGGGCTCTATTGGAGTATCACAGCACGCTCCCACAGCTCGAAAAAGAGCAGAAGCAGGAGACGTTATTCTTTTAACTGAAGGGTCAGGTGGGGGAACTATCACTACCACAGCTCTTTACCACGGTCTATTCGATGTGGTGTGGGAGACCATGGACATTAACTTTATTCAAGCTTCAGAAGCTATTATCAAAGCAGGTCTGCTCCCAAAAGTCCATGCTATGACAGATGTAACTAATGGTGGCCTTCGGGGAGATGCTCATGAGATTGCTACCACTACGGGTCTGGGATTAGAATTTTATCAGGAAAAAATCAGGGAAATGATTAATCCTAATGTTCTAGAAATGCTTGAAAATCTGGATATAGATCCATTAGGTGTTTCAGTAGATTCTCTTATGATAATAGCTCCTAAAGAAGTGGCTGAAGATGTGAAAAAGGCCATATCTGCTGTGGGAGTAAAAATCATGGAGATTGGGAAGGTAGATGATACGGGAATTGCTCGTATGATAAAAGCGGATGGTTCCATAGAAGAGCTGATTCCATTGTTTAGAGAAGCAGCTTATACCAAAATTAAAAAGTTGGTAGGGGACACCACTCCAGAAGACTTTGAAAAAATGAAAGATAAGGTTGAAAAAGCAGCCAAAGATTCCATTGAAAAGAAAAATCGAGTGGTTAAGGCCATAAGGGACGATTAGAGAAAATTGACTGGGGAGATTATATGGACCAAAAAGGTTTCTTGGCCACGGCTGATGCCATTTTTGGCCTTTTAATAATCTTTATTTTAATGTCTGCAGTTTTGAATGTAACTAATACTCCCATGCATTCTTTTTCTCAGGAAATTAATCCCGAACAAGATGTTCAGGATCTAATGGAAACTATGGCTAATAATGAGGAATATGGGGATAACCAGACAATTTTAAGTGAAATTACCATTCACCTTCTATCCCAAAATAACAGTGATGATGCGGTGGCCTCTTCTGGCCTTATTGTATCTGATTTCCTGAATAAAACAGTTCCTGGAATGAAATATAATTTTACCGAGACCCAAGAATTAAATGGAACCACTATTGTTTCCAATGGTGAGATGGAAAATGCTAAGAATATTCATTCGGCCATCAGACACTGTGGAAATTATACTTTTCAATTATACTTATGGAAATAATGTACATTAAGTGATTTAGAAAATAAATAATATCTAAATATTTTACTGGATAAATTACTCTATCTAAATGAAGTGTTCAAATGGAATGTGAGTATTTTGAAAAATTAAAGGATCAGGAGTTTGGTGATCTCATTGGAGAGACAACATACTGGCTAATAATCCTAGCCCCCGACCAGAGGAATCTGGGAACCTGTGTGGTGGCCCTCAAAAGAGAGGAAATAGAACTCTCAGGTTTGAATCCTGATGAATGGACCGATTTATCCAATACAGTTCAAAAACTTGAAGACGCAGTCAAAAAAGCATTTAAGGCCACTATGTTCAATTGGGCTTGTTTAATGAATTCCTCTTATCTTCAGGATCCTCCCACGCCATGTCTGCACTGGCATTTCATCCCACGTTACAAATCATCATTTGTTTTTTATGGAAAAACATTTGAAGACCCCTGTTTTGGCATGAGCACCATGCATGATAGAGGAAGATCTTTTAATGTTTCGGAAGAGTTAAAAAACAAAATTAAAGTGGAAATAATAAAATATTTAGAAATTTAAATGTGCAAATTATGGTTTGAACCTTTTTAAAATGTTTTTCAGTCTTATTAATTGAAAATATAAAATTATGAACAACAGAACTGAAAAACACTTAAATATAAAAAAAATCAACTACTTATAGGTTTCAAATCTGACACTTGAAACATTTACTTACTGTTTTGTATTTGCCCTGATAGTGTAGTGGATATCACTTAGGATTGCGGATCCTATAACCCGGGTTCAAGTCCCGGTCAGGGCACTATTTTTTGTTTAAATTTATCAGAGCCAGTTTTCTATAATTTTATTTCATATACTTTTATTTTATTTAATTATATTTTAAAAAAATCATGTTTAATATTACTTTTCTTTATAATTGTAATTTTATATTTTTGTTATTATATTAGTTTTTCTATTTGGTTATTAATGGAATACTTTATTAGTAATATGTTATCCATCTAAGTTTAAGTAATACTGTATTAATTATTAGTAGGGTGGGGAATTATATTTTGAGAATTTATAACGTTTTATTATTGTTATCAATATTTTTGATTTTTAATATGGGTGGTGTATTTGCTGCAGGCCCAGAAACTAATTATACCAATGATTCTGATTTTGATAAAGGCAATTTGACTGGATTAGAGCATAATAGTACTCATAACCAATTGCAGCTTTCTAATAGTTCTAGTTCTACAAATCCTTTTATTTGGGTTCCTAATAGCAATGAAGGAACAGTTTCTAAAATAAATACCGTAACGGGTATGGAAGTGGCTCGATACAAGACAAGTAATCTTACTTACTCTAATCCTTCCAGGACTACCGTGGATTTAGAGGGTAACTGCTGGGTGGGTAACCGGAACATAGGTACCGTGGTTAAAATTGGGCTTTTAGAAAGTGGTCAGTGGATTGACCGTAACCAAAATGGTGTAGTAGACACCTGTCGTGATGTGGATGGTAATGGATTAATTAATTCCACCGAGATTCTTCCCTGGGGCATGGACGAATGTGTATTATGGGAAGTAGTTCTGATTCCTGGAAGTGAAGGCAATTTTGTTCCAGGTAAATACAATGGATCTTACGTAAATGACTATTACACTCCAGGACCACGTGGTTTAGCCATAGATTCTAAAAATAATCTCTGGGTAGGAACTTATGGGACCATGAAATATTATTATGTGAATGGTTCAGATGGTCAGATTTTAAAGACAATTGATGTTTCATCTGTGGGTCACACTCCTTATGGTGCAGTAATAGATCAAAATGGGATTCTCTGGTCTTCTGGAAATACGGGTAATAATGTTTTAAGGTTAGATCCTTCCAATGGTACTTTCACCAGAATTAATCTTCCCCATAAATCATATGGTTTGGCTTTGGATCGTAATAATCATTTATTTGTCTCAGGACTGGATTATTATGCTATAACTTGTATTAATGTTTTAAATGGGACTATTTTATGGACTAAGTCTGCTTCCTATGCTCAGGGGATAACTGTTTCTGATGATGGTGATATCTGGACTGCAGACAATACTAAGGGAACGGTTACTCGTTATTCTAATAATGGTATTTTTAAGGCAACTATTATTGTGGGGAATTCTCCCAGTGGGGTTTCTGTGGATAATTTGGGCAAAATCTGGGCAGTGGATACCAATGATGAATATATTCACCGTATAAATCCAGCTAATGATCAAACTGATGGTGAGGGAAATATTGTCAATGGGGTGGAATTCTCCAAGAGAATAGTGGGAGGAACCCATTATGGATACAGTGACATGACAGGGGCCTTATCCAATACCATCACCACTAATCATGGATCATGGGACTTAATTCATGATTCAGGTATAAATAATGCCTTATGGGGTGTTATATCGTGGAATGCTTATATTCCTAATGGCACTAGTGTGAATGTACGTGTTAGAAGTTCTAATGATAAAATTACCTGGTCTAATTGGGAAGAAGCAATAAATGGTGAATATTTGAATTCAACACCAAATGGTAGGTATTTGGAAGTGGAAACTACTCTGGAGAGATTTAAGGGTAGTGTTTCTCCTGTACTTTATGATCTAAGTGTTCGGGTCTTAAAATCAGATATTAATATTTTAAATGGTATAAATAACTCGGTTCCTAAATTAGGGGACACTATTAAACTGGTTACAGTGCTTACTAATGTTGGGCCGGATTCTGCCCATAATATAACGGTAGTTGCGAATATTCCCCCTGGGTTTAAACCATTAATTCCAAGCATAGGTGTTCTTAATGGTACTGTGTGGACTATTAAAACTTTAATTCCGGGCGAGATTGCCAGACTGGAGATTGTAGGTAATATAACTCAAAATTTAACCAGTAAAAACATTACTTACTCTGCTAATGAAACCCACAGTGAATATGATTCTAAGACTAATCCACCCTCTACTATTAAATTCTATGTTCCTTTTTCAGATGTTAAACTGGATTATTCCCTTAAAAATGGTAAGCCTACTTTGATGGTGCGGAATATTGGCCCGGATGATGCTTTTAATATTAATGTGAAAACTTCTATACCTTCGGGTTATACTCCTAAAACCTTGGGTGGTACTTATAAAGGAGGCACCTGGATTATAACTTCTATTCCATCTAATGGGACAGTTACAATGACTTTGGTTCCATTAGCAGGTAATAAAACTCATAACACTTCTAATCCTTCCAGTCCAGGGCATCATGGTTCAATTAATAATCCTCATGAAGTGAATAATCAAAATTCTACTCAGGTAAATGCAAGTTCTTCTTCTCAAACTAGAAAGGCTTCTTCAGTGCCTATGCAGCAGACTGGAGTCCCTATTAATTTTTCAGCCATTGCTATTCTTTTCATGTTCTTTGCAGCCTATTTAAATAAAAATGACAATGAAATCAGGCCTAATAAATGGCTGATATTGTTTGTTGTCTTGTTCTTAGCCTTGCTCTGTATGGGAAATGTAGGGGCGGCGGATACTACTTATACTACTGATGAGGACTTCTCGAAGGGCACCTTTAATAATGTTAATGGGTCTGATGGTTCATTGAAGTTGGATAATTCATCTAATGCTGCTCGTAACTATATCTGGATACCTAACAGCAATGAAGGAACTATATCTAAAG comes from the Methanobacteriales archaeon HGW-Methanobacteriales-1 genome and includes:
- the hisH gene encoding imidazole glycerol phosphate synthase subunit HisH, with protein sequence MVTIINYGSGNLKSIRNGFLKVGVEPEITQDTQKMLDADALILPGVGAFGSAMGNLQKYQEVILNHIEENKPFLGICLGLQLLLTESEESPDVKGLNIFPGSVIRLPPGQKIPHMGWNQLDIKRECSILEGIGSEYFYFVHSFYASPDNDEVVSATTPYGMDVPAVFCQDNVFATQFHPEKSGEAGLKILKNFVDLLK
- a CDS encoding HIT domain-containing protein encodes the protein MECEYFEKLKDQEFGDLIGETTYWLIILAPDQRNLGTCVVALKREEIELSGLNPDEWTDLSNTVQKLEDAVKKAFKATMFNWACLMNSSYLQDPPTPCLHWHFIPRYKSSFVFYGKTFEDPCFGMSTMHDRGRSFNVSEELKNKIKVEIIKYLEI